The following proteins are co-located in the Haloarcula marismortui ATCC 43049 genome:
- the thsA gene encoding thermosome subunit alpha, translating into MGNQPMIVLSEESQRTSGKDAQSMNITAGTAVAEAVRTTLGPKGMDKMLVDNSGSVVVTNDGVTILDEMDIEHPAANMIVEVAQTQEDEVGDGTTTAVVMAGELLSKAEELLDQDIHASILAQGYRQAAEKAKEILEDNAIDVDADDTETLEKVAATAMTGKGAESSKDVLAELVVRAAQSVVDDDGSVDTDNIQIETVVGGATDESELVEGVIVDKERVHDNMPFAVEDADVALLDTAIEVPETELDTEVNVTDPDQLQQFLDQEEEQLKEMVDQLAEAGADVVFCQKGIDDMAQHYLAQEGILAVRRAKKSDIEALSRSTGARIISNIDDIEADDLGFAGSVAQKDIAGDERIFVEDVEDARAVTMILRGGTEHVVDEVERAIEDSLGVVAATLEDGKVLPGGGAPETQLALGLRDHADSVGGREQLAVEAFADAIDVIPRTLAENAGLDPIDSLVDLRSKHDGGAVTSGLDAYTGEVVDMEEDGVVEPLRVKTQAVESATEAAVMILRIDDVIAAGDLKGGQGDDDEDEGGPGGPGGAPGGMGGGMGGMGGGMGGMM; encoded by the coding sequence ATGGGCAACCAGCCCATGATTGTACTTTCCGAGGAGTCCCAGCGGACATCCGGAAAGGACGCGCAGTCGATGAACATCACGGCCGGGACGGCCGTCGCCGAGGCCGTTCGGACGACTCTGGGTCCGAAGGGCATGGACAAGATGCTCGTCGACAACTCGGGCTCGGTCGTCGTCACGAATGACGGCGTCACCATCCTCGACGAGATGGACATCGAGCACCCCGCCGCCAACATGATCGTCGAGGTCGCCCAGACCCAGGAAGACGAAGTGGGCGACGGCACGACCACGGCGGTCGTCATGGCCGGCGAACTCCTCTCGAAGGCCGAGGAACTCCTCGACCAGGACATCCACGCCAGCATCCTGGCCCAGGGGTACCGCCAGGCCGCCGAGAAAGCCAAGGAAATCCTCGAAGACAACGCCATCGACGTCGACGCCGACGACACGGAGACCCTCGAGAAGGTCGCCGCGACCGCGATGACCGGCAAGGGCGCGGAGTCCTCCAAGGACGTCCTCGCCGAGCTCGTCGTCCGCGCCGCACAGTCCGTCGTCGACGACGACGGCAGCGTTGACACCGACAACATCCAGATCGAAACCGTCGTCGGCGGCGCAACCGATGAGTCCGAACTCGTCGAAGGCGTCATCGTCGACAAGGAACGCGTCCACGACAACATGCCGTTCGCCGTCGAGGACGCCGACGTGGCCCTGCTCGACACGGCCATCGAGGTTCCGGAAACGGAACTCGACACCGAAGTCAACGTCACCGACCCCGACCAGCTCCAGCAGTTCCTCGACCAGGAAGAGGAACAGCTCAAGGAAATGGTCGACCAGCTCGCCGAGGCCGGTGCTGACGTCGTCTTCTGCCAGAAGGGCATCGACGACATGGCCCAGCACTACCTCGCACAGGAAGGCATCCTCGCTGTTCGCCGCGCAAAGAAGTCCGACATCGAGGCGCTCTCGCGCTCGACCGGCGCGCGCATCATCTCGAACATCGACGACATCGAAGCCGACGACCTCGGCTTCGCCGGCTCCGTTGCCCAGAAGGACATCGCTGGCGACGAGCGCATCTTCGTCGAGGACGTCGAGGACGCCCGCGCTGTCACGATGATTCTCCGCGGCGGCACCGAACACGTCGTCGACGAAGTCGAGCGCGCCATCGAGGACTCGCTTGGCGTCGTCGCCGCCACGCTGGAGGACGGCAAGGTCCTGCCCGGCGGCGGTGCCCCCGAGACGCAGCTCGCACTCGGCCTGCGCGACCACGCCGACTCCGTCGGTGGGCGCGAACAGCTCGCCGTCGAGGCCTTCGCCGACGCCATCGACGTCATCCCGCGCACCCTCGCGGAGAACGCCGGTCTCGACCCGATCGACTCGCTGGTCGACCTCCGCAGCAAGCACGACGGTGGCGCAGTCACCTCCGGGCTTGACGCCTACACCGGTGAGGTCGTCGACATGGAAGAGGACGGCGTCGTCGAGCCCCTCCGTGTCAAGACCCAGGCTGTCGAAAGCGCAACCGAAGCAGCCGTCATGATCCTCCGCATCGACGACGTCATCGCTGCTGGCGACCTCAAGGGTGGCCAGGGCGACGACGACGAGGACGAAGGCGGACCCGGCGGCCCAGGCGGCGCGCCCGGCGGAATGGGCGGCGGCATGGGCGGCATGGGCGGCGGTATGGGCGGCATGATGTAA
- a CDS encoding NAD(P)H-binding protein — MHVLVTGATGFVGSHLVPALLAAGHSVRALVRDPSEYDPPDGVDVATGDLLDAGSFDAGLDGVNAAYYLVHSMRAGSDYAERDRRAARNFRRAADEAGVDRVVYLGGLGEEDETLSEHLRSRREVEFILREGAYDLTTFRAAIIIGAGSASFRMIRELTTRLPVMLTPRWVRTDCHPIAIDDVIAYLVDVLDKPETAGETYEIGGPEVLTYAEILKRTGRLMGSGEPTIVPIPVLTPKLSAYWVALMTDVPSSVARPLIHGLKTPVVADTEAAQAQFAVAPTSFGDAVKLALSEPRSRNAARAAAATGGAGR, encoded by the coding sequence ATGCATGTGCTCGTGACCGGTGCGACGGGGTTCGTCGGGAGCCATCTCGTCCCGGCGCTCCTCGCGGCCGGCCACAGCGTCCGGGCGCTCGTTCGCGATCCGAGCGAGTACGACCCACCCGACGGCGTCGACGTGGCGACAGGTGACCTGCTCGACGCGGGCAGTTTCGACGCCGGCCTTGACGGCGTCAACGCCGCGTACTACCTGGTCCATTCAATGCGTGCCGGGAGCGACTACGCCGAGCGGGACCGGCGGGCGGCGCGGAACTTCCGTCGGGCAGCTGACGAGGCCGGTGTCGACCGGGTCGTCTACCTCGGCGGCCTCGGCGAGGAGGACGAGACGCTGTCCGAGCACCTCCGGTCACGCCGTGAGGTCGAGTTTATTCTCCGAGAAGGAGCGTACGACCTGACGACGTTCCGGGCGGCCATCATCATCGGCGCGGGCTCGGCGAGCTTTCGGATGATACGCGAGCTAACGACGCGATTGCCCGTGATGCTGACACCGCGCTGGGTGCGGACAGACTGTCATCCGATCGCTATCGACGACGTCATCGCGTACCTGGTCGACGTGCTCGACAAGCCGGAAACAGCCGGCGAAACCTACGAGATCGGGGGGCCGGAGGTACTGACATACGCAGAGATCCTGAAGCGAACGGGCCGGCTCATGGGGTCCGGTGAGCCGACAATCGTGCCGATACCGGTGTTGACACCGAAGCTGTCGGCGTACTGGGTCGCCCTCATGACCGACGTGCCATCAAGCGTCGCCCGGCCGCTCATCCACGGGCTGAAGACGCCAGTGGTCGCAGACACCGAGGCTGCACAGGCACAGTTCGCCGTTGCCCCGACATCGTTCGGGGATGCGGTCAAGCTAGCCCTCAGCGAGCCACGGAGTCGAAACGCAGCACGGGCGGCCGCAGCTACGGGTGGTGCGGGCAGATGA
- a CDS encoding DUF5786 family protein, whose amino-acid sequence MSMGAYDDDEHERRERKNSEVELSEDDDRSTYHGSVDYDGDESTEELLDQFKQINSD is encoded by the coding sequence ATGTCGATGGGAGCGTACGACGACGACGAACACGAACGCCGTGAGCGTAAGAACAGCGAGGTCGAACTGTCGGAAGACGACGACCGGAGTACATACCACGGGAGCGTCGACTACGACGGTGACGAGTCGACAGAAGAGCTGCTCGACCAGTTCAAGCAGATTAACTCCGACTGA
- a CDS encoding DUF7530 family protein: protein MSGDSARPDYGETWVYESIIGALPGIRLPTWAAMAIQLLIFEVAIIALSWYYEVWSAAIAGTVVVFVATIGSAEMLRISTLIRRIDVPPTYRALLFASNVEVVLSVLAYIALLTHLFVFDPQVSSMPLLGRLFGPEPPVLVVYLTLLILWDVSYRIGTGWWASVTGLWRSARYRFDPETARVFMRADLEIWGFGVLQLVLVPFVLDQPVLLAALVGHVIAVTAVTAVSVGLLRYRSRTTAVSRS, encoded by the coding sequence ATGAGCGGGGATAGCGCCCGTCCCGACTACGGCGAGACGTGGGTGTACGAGAGCATCATCGGCGCGCTGCCGGGAATCCGGCTGCCGACGTGGGCAGCGATGGCGATTCAGCTCCTCATCTTCGAGGTTGCCATCATCGCCCTGTCGTGGTACTACGAGGTCTGGAGCGCCGCAATCGCCGGCACGGTCGTCGTGTTCGTCGCCACCATCGGGAGCGCAGAGATGCTCCGCATTAGCACGCTCATCCGGCGTATCGACGTGCCGCCGACCTACCGTGCACTGCTGTTCGCCTCGAACGTCGAAGTCGTGTTGTCCGTCCTCGCATACATCGCGCTACTCACCCATCTGTTCGTCTTCGACCCACAGGTTAGCTCGATGCCGCTACTGGGCCGGCTGTTCGGGCCGGAGCCACCGGTACTGGTCGTGTATCTAACGCTGCTCATCCTCTGGGACGTGAGTTACCGCATCGGGACGGGCTGGTGGGCCAGCGTCACGGGCCTGTGGCGGTCGGCTCGCTACCGGTTCGACCCAGAGACGGCACGGGTGTTCATGCGAGCCGACTTAGAGATATGGGGCTTTGGCGTCCTCCAACTCGTGCTCGTGCCGTTCGTGCTGGACCAGCCGGTGCTGCTCGCGGCGCTGGTCGGCCATGTGATAGCCGTGACTGCCGTGACAGCCGTCTCTGTCGGACTATTGCGCTACCGGTCGAGAACGACCGCAGTCAGTCGGAGTTAA
- a CDS encoding ATP-binding protein — protein MDRLESLRSEEEERAESAAAGVLLDQLQEVEQRLLAFGEALGGTADTVTDLPFTEEAGLDHMPEPLYVRHDTEMLNQVTSWLLQDQHIGLVSPYGTGKTAFREIVLRDLSKHEGFVITHLDNPRETTPRKLYQTVLTAAYAAGYSIDQRNYSQVRDGIPWATAEAKDAVHEIVRRVREDGKTLLLVVDEIEVLEADLLSPLQVAGDAGVRLFLTGTPEGKRRVAEIRGTLDSRLRYYEGIDPFSPDDVAEYAARSLAYFRDEPYEGQAPNLFTRAAIEDIHERTDGNPREVRIECRELFTRAAFVWYRTGQDISRIQITPELRHRRFGMGR, from the coding sequence ATGGACCGCCTCGAATCGCTCCGGTCCGAAGAAGAAGAACGTGCCGAGAGCGCCGCTGCCGGCGTGCTATTGGACCAGCTACAGGAGGTCGAACAGCGGCTGCTGGCCTTTGGCGAGGCGCTGGGCGGCACGGCCGACACAGTGACAGACCTCCCGTTTACTGAGGAAGCCGGGCTGGACCATATGCCCGAACCGCTGTACGTCCGCCACGACACCGAGATGCTGAATCAGGTCACGTCCTGGCTCCTGCAGGACCAGCACATCGGGTTAGTGAGTCCCTACGGCACCGGAAAGACCGCCTTCCGAGAAATCGTGCTGCGGGACCTCTCGAAACACGAGGGCTTTGTCATCACGCATCTGGACAACCCCCGTGAGACGACGCCCCGGAAACTCTACCAGACGGTTCTGACAGCCGCCTACGCCGCGGGCTATTCCATTGACCAGCGTAACTACTCGCAGGTTCGTGACGGAATTCCGTGGGCGACCGCTGAAGCGAAAGACGCTGTTCACGAAATCGTTCGTCGCGTGCGCGAGGACGGCAAGACGCTCTTACTGGTCGTCGACGAAATTGAAGTGCTTGAGGCGGACCTGCTGTCGCCGCTGCAGGTGGCCGGCGACGCCGGCGTTCGGCTGTTCCTCACCGGCACACCGGAAGGGAAACGGCGGGTGGCGGAGATTCGCGGGACACTCGACTCCCGGCTGCGATATTATGAGGGTATCGACCCGTTTTCGCCGGACGACGTAGCTGAGTACGCCGCCCGCTCGCTGGCGTACTTCCGAGACGAACCCTACGAGGGGCAGGCCCCGAACCTGTTCACCCGGGCCGCAATCGAAGATATCCACGAGCGGACCGATGGCAATCCCCGGGAAGTCCGCATCGAGTGTCGTGAACTGTTCACAAGGGCGGCGTTCGTCTGGTACCGGACCGGGCAGGACATCTCTCGCATCCAGATTACGCCGGAACTACGCCACCGTCGGTTCGGAATGGGCCGCTAA
- a CDS encoding DUF5784 family protein, with protein MAGPLRLRRSNERWSEKRVRTDLLSPLQNTFGATMNGPWFAPPEGWAARRLEMDNGDLALFCWNGQRAYWVGNTETPETLWRTEKYTFDEVPDEISEWVQRELFAQLEVEDPWLTEYETLAHFFLPVFLSKDGRESTRTFFRDHAGGFPDADRADGLAFYDDFLATGELDDYRYTMASKLGTSEGFDLSRMRATMGEFNVAKLLVDAGNDIRPEVELDSGHSVDFRVEDTLVEVTRPRPPSRRQVDTAVGAVKASGDAKTRDQLAAHPGAVLVVDCSSFPDDDWHRVYGEQPDVGYSPTIVFRARPDGSMEGYAYGSVPFPLPF; from the coding sequence GTGGCTGGTCCCTTACGCCTGCGGCGGTCGAACGAGCGATGGAGCGAGAAGCGGGTCCGGACAGACCTGCTGTCACCGTTGCAGAACACCTTCGGTGCGACGATGAACGGGCCGTGGTTCGCTCCGCCAGAGGGGTGGGCTGCGCGCCGGCTGGAGATGGATAACGGCGACCTGGCGCTGTTTTGCTGGAACGGCCAGCGGGCGTACTGGGTCGGTAACACCGAAACCCCGGAGACGCTGTGGCGGACGGAGAAGTACACGTTCGACGAGGTCCCAGACGAAATCAGCGAGTGGGTCCAGCGTGAACTGTTCGCACAGTTGGAGGTCGAAGACCCGTGGCTCACCGAGTACGAGACGCTGGCGCACTTTTTCCTGCCTGTGTTCCTCTCGAAAGACGGCCGGGAGTCGACGCGGACGTTCTTCCGGGACCACGCCGGCGGCTTCCCGGACGCCGACCGGGCGGACGGGCTGGCGTTCTACGACGACTTCCTCGCGACCGGCGAACTCGACGACTACCGCTACACGATGGCGAGCAAACTCGGGACCAGCGAGGGCTTTGACCTCTCGCGGATGCGGGCGACGATGGGCGAGTTCAACGTCGCCAAACTGCTCGTCGATGCGGGCAACGACATCAGGCCCGAGGTCGAACTGGACTCCGGCCACTCCGTCGATTTCCGGGTCGAAGACACGCTCGTTGAGGTCACTCGCCCGCGGCCGCCGTCCCGACGGCAGGTCGACACCGCCGTCGGCGCGGTGAAGGCGTCCGGCGATGCGAAGACACGCGACCAGCTAGCGGCCCACCCCGGTGCGGTCCTCGTGGTGGACTGCAGTTCCTTCCCGGACGACGACTGGCATCGGGTCTACGGCGAACAGCCAGACGTGGGGTACTCGCCGACTATCGTGTTCCGCGCTCGACCGGACGGCAGCATGGAAGGATACGCCTACGGCTCGGTTCCGTTTCCACTGCCGTTCTAG
- a CDS encoding TIGR00725 family protein, with amino-acid sequence MRVSVIGGSTVTDEQYQQAREVGQLLGEHGHEVVCGGLTGVMEAVCRGASEAGGHTIGILPGERTAAANDYVQTAIATGLGNARNVLVVMNGAAVIAVDGGTGTLSELGHALDIDRPVAGLGTHRFDSPVGDAIEHVDTPAEAVAYVESAVQ; translated from the coding sequence ATGCGCGTCTCGGTCATCGGCGGCTCGACGGTCACTGACGAACAGTACCAACAGGCACGTGAGGTCGGGCAACTGCTCGGTGAGCATGGCCACGAAGTCGTCTGTGGCGGCCTCACCGGTGTGATGGAAGCAGTCTGCCGGGGTGCGAGCGAGGCCGGCGGTCACACTATCGGTATTTTACCCGGCGAGCGTACCGCGGCAGCGAACGACTACGTCCAGACAGCTATTGCGACGGGGCTGGGCAACGCCCGCAACGTCCTCGTCGTGATGAACGGTGCGGCCGTCATCGCCGTCGACGGCGGCACCGGAACGCTCTCGGAACTCGGCCACGCCCTCGACATAGACCGGCCGGTCGCTGGGCTCGGAACACACCGCTTCGACAGCCCGGTCGGCGACGCTATCGAACACGTCGACACCCCTGCCGAGGCTGTCGCATACGTTGAGTCTGCCGTGCAGTAG